The following are encoded in a window of Methylocystis rosea genomic DNA:
- a CDS encoding efflux RND transporter permease subunit codes for MAGVNLSRWAVQRPTLMLFLMIAISLTGVYSYMRLGRAEDPSFTIKVAVVTASWPGATATEIRDQVADLMEKKLQELPFLDKIESYTKPGFLAMQVTFKDTTPPKDVPQLFYQLRKKLDDIAPTLPAGVRGPQVNDEYGDVDTVMYAVTGDGADYHVLDKVVQTLRQRLLAVQDAIKVDVYGDQGRRIFVEFSEAKLASLAIQPQAVFDSLSKQNAINGAGVFETSSNRVRVQVTSDLKGADAIAAIPIEANGKVIRLGDIANVYAGFEDPPSFLARFKGQPAIVVGVVMGKGANVLKFGENVGAAVQEIRDKTPVGVDIDQIADQPKVVEEAIGEFTRSFLEALVIVLGVSFLSLGFRTGIVVALSVPLVLAIVFIFMGPLGIDLQRISLGALIIALGLLVDDAIIAVEMMMVKMEQGFNRIKAATFAWESTAFPMLTGTLVTAAGFLPVGFANSGVGEYTGSMFWVLLLALIASWFVAVMFTPYLGVKLLPDFAKLHPHRDPDEIYRTPFYRWLRAVVTWAVDYRGVVIAGVVGVFALAVFGFFVVPKQFFPYAERLELFLQLRLPEGSSIGASLEAAKQAEALLKDDPDAALYTSYVGQGPPRFWLGLNPQLPNEAYSEIVIVAKDIAARERLKKKLETAIANGALPQARARVDRFYYGPPVGFPVQFRVVGSDPATVRAIAYQVRDVMRGDEGVDDPHLNWNEQTPRVRLVIDQDRARLLGLTPQDVSNRLRLAISGVTITTLRDGIDQVEVVARAIPQERGDLSRIGDMVIYARDGKAVTVSQVAKIVYDHEEPIFWRRNRDMSITVRSGVKDGVQAPDATMRIWPQLAQIREHLPPGYRIEIGGAIEESKKGNASIFAVFPLVGLVMLTIVMFQLQNFTRVALVMVSAPLGVIGASLALNVAHAPFGFVALLGLIALSGMDMRNSIILVDQVRQDLERGEKYREAIIGATIRRVRPVALTALAAILAMIPLSGSAFWGPMALTIMGGLFVATFLTVLFLPALYATWFRRHLGEGLAEAKGARAQTLADGLARGAAE; via the coding sequence ATGGCTGGCGTAAACCTTTCGCGCTGGGCCGTCCAACGGCCGACGCTGATGCTGTTTCTGATGATCGCGATCAGTCTGACCGGCGTCTATTCTTACATGCGGCTGGGACGCGCCGAGGATCCGTCATTCACCATCAAGGTCGCCGTGGTGACGGCCTCATGGCCAGGCGCGACGGCTACCGAGATACGCGATCAGGTCGCGGATCTGATGGAGAAGAAGCTTCAGGAGCTGCCGTTCCTCGACAAGATCGAGAGCTACACCAAGCCCGGCTTTCTGGCGATGCAGGTGACCTTCAAGGACACGACTCCGCCAAAGGACGTGCCGCAGCTCTTCTATCAGTTACGCAAAAAGCTCGACGACATCGCGCCGACGCTGCCCGCCGGCGTGCGCGGCCCGCAAGTGAACGACGAATATGGCGACGTCGACACGGTGATGTATGCGGTGACCGGCGACGGCGCCGACTATCATGTCCTCGACAAGGTGGTCCAGACGCTGCGCCAACGACTGCTCGCCGTGCAGGACGCGATCAAAGTCGACGTCTATGGCGATCAGGGACGCCGCATCTTTGTCGAATTCAGCGAGGCGAAGCTCGCGAGCCTGGCGATCCAGCCTCAGGCCGTCTTCGATTCGCTCTCCAAGCAGAACGCCATCAATGGCGCCGGCGTGTTCGAGACCTCGTCGAACCGCGTGCGGGTTCAGGTGACGAGCGATCTCAAGGGCGCCGACGCGATCGCCGCGATTCCGATCGAAGCGAATGGCAAGGTGATCCGCCTCGGCGACATCGCCAATGTCTACGCCGGCTTCGAAGACCCGCCGAGTTTTCTCGCGCGCTTCAAGGGCCAGCCGGCGATCGTCGTCGGCGTCGTTATGGGAAAGGGCGCCAACGTACTCAAATTTGGCGAGAACGTTGGCGCAGCGGTCCAGGAGATACGCGACAAAACGCCGGTCGGGGTCGATATCGATCAGATCGCCGATCAGCCGAAGGTCGTCGAGGAGGCGATCGGCGAATTCACGCGTTCGTTCCTCGAGGCTCTGGTGATCGTGCTCGGCGTGAGCTTTCTCTCGCTCGGCTTCCGCACCGGCATCGTCGTCGCGCTCTCCGTGCCTTTGGTGCTCGCCATCGTTTTTATCTTCATGGGGCCGCTCGGCATCGATCTCCAGCGCATCTCGCTTGGCGCGCTGATCATTGCGCTCGGCCTTCTTGTCGATGACGCGATCATCGCGGTCGAGATGATGATGGTGAAGATGGAGCAGGGCTTCAATCGGATCAAAGCTGCGACCTTCGCCTGGGAGTCGACGGCCTTTCCGATGCTCACGGGGACGCTCGTGACCGCCGCGGGCTTCCTGCCGGTCGGCTTCGCCAATTCCGGAGTCGGCGAATATACGGGTTCGATGTTCTGGGTGTTGCTCCTCGCGCTGATCGCGTCATGGTTTGTCGCGGTGATGTTTACGCCCTATCTCGGCGTGAAGCTGCTTCCCGATTTCGCCAAGCTGCATCCGCATCGCGATCCGGACGAGATCTATCGGACGCCCTTTTATCGCTGGCTGCGCGCCGTCGTCACTTGGGCGGTCGACTATCGCGGCGTGGTGATCGCCGGCGTGGTCGGCGTTTTCGCGCTCGCCGTCTTCGGCTTCTTCGTCGTGCCGAAGCAGTTCTTCCCCTATGCAGAGCGCCTGGAGCTCTTCCTCCAGTTGCGACTTCCCGAAGGCTCGTCCATCGGCGCTTCGCTCGAGGCCGCGAAACAGGCTGAGGCGCTCCTCAAGGACGATCCGGATGCCGCCCTCTACACGAGCTATGTCGGACAGGGGCCGCCTCGGTTCTGGCTCGGCCTCAATCCGCAGCTCCCGAATGAAGCCTATTCCGAGATCGTCATCGTCGCCAAGGACATCGCGGCGCGCGAGCGATTGAAGAAGAAGCTGGAGACCGCCATCGCCAACGGCGCTTTGCCGCAGGCGCGCGCGCGCGTCGATCGCTTCTATTACGGGCCGCCGGTGGGATTTCCCGTGCAGTTTCGCGTGGTCGGCTCCGATCCGGCGACCGTCCGCGCCATCGCCTATCAAGTGCGCGACGTGATGCGCGGCGACGAGGGCGTCGACGATCCGCATCTCAACTGGAACGAGCAGACGCCGCGCGTGCGGCTGGTCATCGACCAGGATCGCGCGCGGCTCCTCGGGCTGACGCCGCAGGATGTGTCGAACAGGCTGCGTCTGGCGATTTCCGGCGTGACGATCACGACATTGCGCGACGGGATCGATCAGGTCGAAGTGGTCGCGCGCGCCATTCCTCAGGAGCGCGGCGATCTCTCGAGGATCGGCGACATGGTGATCTATGCGCGCGACGGCAAGGCGGTGACGGTCTCGCAGGTCGCGAAGATCGTCTACGACCACGAAGAGCCGATATTTTGGCGGCGCAATCGCGACATGAGCATCACGGTGCGCTCCGGCGTCAAGGACGGCGTGCAGGCGCCGGATGCGACGATGCGCATCTGGCCGCAGCTTGCTCAGATTCGCGAGCATCTTCCCCCGGGCTATCGCATCGAGATCGGCGGCGCGATCGAGGAATCGAAAAAGGGCAACGCGTCGATCTTTGCGGTTTTTCCGCTCGTCGGCCTTGTCATGCTGACCATCGTGATGTTCCAGCTGCAGAACTTCACGCGCGTCGCGCTCGTGATGGTGAGCGCGCCGCTCGGCGTCATCGGCGCCTCGCTCGCGCTCAATGTCGCTCACGCGCCGTTCGGCTTCGTCGCGCTGCTCGGCCTCATCGCGCTCTCGGGCATGGACATGCGCAATTCGATCATTCTCGTCGATCAGGTGCGACAAGATCTCGAACGCGGGGAAAAATATCGAGAGGCAATCATCGGCGCGACGATTCGGCGCGTGCGTCCCGTCGCGCTGACGGCGCTCGCTGCGATTCTCGCCATGATTCCATTGTCGGGCTCCGCCTTCTGGGGGCCGATGGCGCTGACCATCATGGGCGGGCTTTTTGTCGCCACGTTTCTCACCGTTCTGTTCCTGCCGGCGCTTTACGCGACATGGTTCCGCCGTCATCTTGGCGAGGGATTGGCCGAAGCCAAGGGCGCGCGGGCCCAGACTCTAGCCGACGGGCTTGCGAGGGGAGCGGCCGAATGA
- a CDS encoding TetR/AcrR family transcriptional regulator, with protein MSVMGASAQNARETEQRARIIATAERLFREIGFQKTTVADIARELRMSPANVYRFFGAKSEINAAVARHLMNEVEQSAQSIAHGPGSAEQRLRALVLSNEAMNAERYVADRKLHDMVEAALDENWPIISDHIDRIDAALEDVIRSGMESGDFAKGDAQLAARLVHAACIRYCHPRLMVECADRPTPTSAQMVEFCIAALRAGFCPNRSTTLR; from the coding sequence ATGAGCGTGATGGGGGCTAGCGCGCAGAACGCGCGCGAGACCGAGCAGCGCGCGAGAATCATCGCCACCGCAGAGCGGCTCTTCCGCGAGATCGGCTTCCAAAAGACCACGGTCGCCGATATCGCCCGCGAATTGCGGATGTCGCCGGCGAACGTCTATCGCTTCTTTGGCGCCAAATCGGAAATCAACGCCGCTGTCGCGCGCCATCTGATGAACGAAGTCGAGCAGTCGGCGCAGAGCATCGCGCATGGGCCAGGCTCGGCGGAGCAGCGGCTGCGCGCGCTCGTCCTGTCCAATGAGGCGATGAACGCCGAGCGCTACGTCGCCGACCGCAAACTGCACGACATGGTGGAAGCGGCGCTCGATGAGAATTGGCCGATCATCTCGGATCACATCGACCGTATCGACGCCGCGCTCGAGGACGTCATTCGCTCCGGCATGGAGAGCGGAGATTTTGCTAAGGGCGATGCGCAGCTCGCGGCGCGGCTGGTGCATGCCGCCTGTATTCGCTACTGCCACCCGCGGCTGATGGTGGAATGCGCCGATCGCCCAACGCCGACCAGCGCGCAAATGGTCGAATTTTGCATTGCAGCGTTGCGCGCCGGCTTTTGCCCCAACCGATCGACGACGTTGCGCTAA
- a CDS encoding carbon-nitrogen hydrolase family protein has product MKVTLVQMNSVGDKALNLANARALIERAVVQERPDWICLPEVFDFIGGSRAEKMAAAEELPGGPAYEMCQTLAREHKVFIHAGSILEKAPGEERLHNTSVAFNREGEEVARYRKIHMFDITAPDGAKYHESAAFKPGDSVVTYDCEGVTVGCAICYDLRFSYLFQALADKGADIVALPAAFTLVTGKDHWEVLCRARAIEMQAYLCAPAQTGAHKAGHETRFTYGNSLIADPWGQVVAKASEGPGLVSSYVDVDRIRKIRAMIPVAQHKVKLAV; this is encoded by the coding sequence ATGAAGGTTACTCTGGTTCAGATGAATTCCGTTGGCGATAAGGCCTTGAACCTCGCCAACGCCCGCGCTTTGATCGAGCGCGCCGTGGTTCAGGAGCGTCCCGACTGGATTTGTCTGCCTGAGGTCTTCGATTTCATCGGCGGCTCGCGCGCCGAGAAGATGGCGGCCGCCGAGGAGCTTCCGGGCGGCCCCGCTTATGAAATGTGCCAGACGCTCGCGCGCGAGCACAAGGTCTTCATCCACGCCGGGTCCATTCTTGAAAAAGCGCCTGGCGAGGAGCGGTTGCACAACACCAGCGTCGCCTTCAACCGCGAGGGCGAGGAGGTGGCGCGCTACCGCAAGATCCACATGTTCGACATCACGGCGCCGGACGGCGCCAAATATCACGAGAGCGCCGCGTTTAAGCCGGGCGACTCCGTCGTCACCTATGATTGCGAGGGCGTCACCGTCGGCTGCGCGATCTGCTACGACCTTCGCTTTTCATATCTCTTCCAGGCGCTCGCGGATAAGGGCGCGGATATCGTCGCGCTGCCGGCGGCGTTCACGCTGGTCACCGGCAAGGACCACTGGGAAGTGCTGTGCCGCGCGCGCGCGATCGAAATGCAGGCCTATCTCTGCGCGCCGGCGCAGACGGGCGCGCATAAGGCCGGGCATGAGACGCGCTTTACGTACGGCAATTCTCTGATCGCCGACCCGTGGGGCCAAGTCGTCGCGAAGGCTTCCGAGGGGCCGGGCCTCGTATCGTCCTATGTGGACGTCGACCGCATTCGTAAAATACGCGCCATGATCCCGGTGGCGCAGCACAAGGTGAAATTGGCCGTTTGA
- a CDS encoding efflux RND transporter periplasmic adaptor subunit, with translation MFSYRSRLYALAAVLTTALAGCDGKGERSAEESERSERPVLVAPARYAAQSQSREFVATIRPRVESDQGFRIGGKVVKRFVEVGQRVKAGDPIAALDEQDLRLQKEQSDAEFAAARVAQTQAVADEKRAAELRAKGWTAQAALDRARSGGEEARGRFRRAERAVELSRHALEYAMLRAGADGVVTQTLVDAGQVVAAGQPAVRIAHAGELEAAVSLPEAFAAAAGKGEATLTLWSKPGAVYRAKLRELSPAADPVTRTFSARFSILNPDAAVALGMSATLHISASDAQPVVSVPLSAIYNQGSGPSLWKVDGEGNLQLIPVTLVRLEADAALVAGGVKDGDNIVVLGVHKLDPNTKVRVISRQSL, from the coding sequence ATGTTCAGCTATCGCTCGAGGCTTTATGCGCTCGCCGCAGTTCTCACCACGGCGCTCGCCGGCTGTGACGGCAAGGGCGAACGGTCGGCCGAAGAAAGCGAGCGCTCCGAGCGGCCGGTGCTCGTCGCGCCGGCGCGCTACGCCGCGCAGTCTCAATCGCGCGAATTTGTCGCCACCATTCGTCCCCGGGTCGAGTCCGACCAAGGTTTTCGCATCGGCGGGAAGGTGGTCAAACGCTTTGTCGAAGTTGGCCAGCGGGTCAAGGCTGGCGACCCGATCGCGGCGCTAGACGAGCAGGATCTGCGGCTGCAGAAGGAGCAGTCCGACGCCGAATTCGCCGCGGCGCGGGTGGCGCAAACTCAGGCCGTCGCCGATGAAAAGCGCGCCGCCGAACTGCGCGCCAAGGGCTGGACCGCCCAGGCGGCGCTCGATCGCGCGCGCTCGGGCGGCGAGGAAGCGCGCGGGCGGTTCCGACGGGCCGAACGCGCGGTCGAACTCTCCCGCCACGCGCTGGAATACGCCATGCTGCGCGCCGGCGCGGACGGCGTCGTCACGCAAACGCTCGTCGATGCCGGGCAAGTGGTCGCGGCGGGGCAGCCTGCGGTGCGCATCGCCCATGCTGGCGAACTGGAAGCCGCCGTCTCCTTGCCGGAGGCGTTCGCCGCAGCCGCTGGAAAGGGCGAGGCGACCTTGACGCTCTGGTCGAAGCCCGGCGCGGTCTATCGCGCCAAGCTGCGCGAACTGAGCCCCGCCGCCGATCCGGTCACGCGCACTTTCTCGGCGCGCTTCTCTATCCTCAATCCGGACGCCGCCGTCGCGCTCGGAATGAGCGCGACGCTGCACATTTCCGCTTCGGATGCGCAGCCCGTCGTCAGCGTGCCGCTCTCGGCGATCTACAATCAGGGCTCCGGACCCTCGCTCTGGAAAGTGGACGGCGAGGGGAACTTGCAGCTCATTCCCGTCACCTTGGTGCGCCTCGAAGCCGACGCCGCGCTTGTCGCTGGCGGCGTCAAGGACGGCGACAACATCGTCGTTCTCGGCGTCCACAAGCTCGATCCCAATACAAAAGTCCGCGTGATCTCGCGGCAATCGCTTTGA
- a CDS encoding ABC transporter ATP-binding protein/permease — protein MQKLSVAVAIFAALTALVGAHKGDSSLFVLVAATALCAYTTWRAADMSSFLKIFAYIFSTETIVFGLIGLAQAEGLWPESLKDYAPPETMPLTVAVFSILVYAISHIPVVQEMTRIADLYFSSRDRGEGRVWPFQPFAARESAIAIAMVVVLVLLNQGQVGITVRLSFFNRDWFNAIQEKNAGEFWRQLLYVFTPWAFVYVASVIIEFVLQSMLIIRWRRWLTEHYIERWLGAHTHYGMALAGSGADNPDQRIAEDVNRFISGGEEGYGVYSYSILLIATLSSLVSFAYVLWDLSGNYPLPGTDIYIPGFLFWVVLLYALVGTLVTHLIGRSLTGLYFDRQRREADFRFSLARMREYSEQIALLGGEPAERGSLLRRFAGIIVNYLAIVQKRKQLMAFTSTYGQLSPIIPYVITAPFYFAGRITLGVMTQTASAFGRVESALTFFINYYTSLANFKSVLDRLTSFDHAIDTAPRQTSATQIISPTDGADIRLRGLTLALPDGRQIVTVDDLTLAAGQPALLTGPSGSGKSTLFRAIAGIWPYASGEVLTPRGAKVMLAPQRPYIPMGALAEAIVYPGHVDDYSRAEVQEALRAARLAPFVERLDEENNWGQRLSGGEQQRVAIARALLAKPDWLFLDEATSALDERLEEDIYAMLRERLPGTTIVSIGHRSTLHAFHDRDIVMEPAPGGVFSPRDKVHA, from the coding sequence ATGCAGAAATTGAGCGTGGCGGTCGCGATCTTCGCGGCGCTTACTGCGCTGGTCGGCGCCCATAAGGGCGACTCCAGCCTATTCGTTCTCGTCGCCGCGACGGCGCTCTGCGCCTATACGACATGGCGCGCCGCCGACATGTCGAGCTTCCTGAAAATCTTCGCGTACATCTTCTCAACCGAGACGATCGTGTTCGGGCTCATCGGCCTGGCGCAGGCGGAAGGCCTGTGGCCCGAGTCTTTGAAAGACTATGCGCCGCCCGAAACCATGCCGCTCACCGTGGCGGTGTTCTCGATCCTCGTTTACGCGATCTCGCACATTCCAGTCGTGCAGGAGATGACGCGCATCGCCGATCTCTACTTCAGTTCGCGCGACCGTGGCGAAGGGCGCGTCTGGCCATTCCAACCCTTTGCGGCGCGAGAGAGCGCGATCGCCATCGCCATGGTGGTCGTCTTGGTGCTGCTCAATCAGGGCCAGGTCGGCATCACCGTGCGCCTGTCCTTCTTCAATCGCGACTGGTTCAACGCCATTCAGGAGAAAAACGCCGGGGAATTCTGGCGGCAGCTTCTTTACGTGTTCACGCCATGGGCGTTCGTTTACGTCGCCTCGGTGATCATCGAATTCGTTCTGCAGTCGATGCTGATCATCCGCTGGCGTCGCTGGCTGACGGAGCACTATATCGAGCGCTGGCTCGGCGCGCATACGCATTACGGCATGGCGCTCGCCGGGAGCGGCGCTGACAATCCGGACCAGCGCATCGCCGAGGACGTCAATCGCTTCATCAGCGGCGGGGAGGAAGGCTATGGCGTCTACTCCTATTCAATTCTGCTGATCGCCACCTTGAGCTCGCTTGTCTCCTTCGCCTATGTGCTGTGGGATTTGTCGGGCAATTATCCGCTGCCCGGAACTGACATTTATATTCCCGGTTTCCTGTTCTGGGTTGTGCTGCTCTATGCGTTGGTGGGAACGCTGGTGACGCATCTTATCGGCCGCTCTCTTACCGGGCTCTACTTCGATCGGCAGAGACGCGAGGCGGATTTCCGCTTTTCCCTGGCGCGAATGCGCGAATACAGCGAGCAGATCGCCCTGCTTGGCGGCGAGCCCGCCGAGCGCGGTTCGCTGCTGCGGCGGTTCGCCGGCATTATCGTCAACTATCTGGCGATCGTACAGAAGCGCAAGCAGCTGATGGCGTTCACCTCCACCTACGGACAGTTGTCGCCGATCATTCCTTACGTGATCACGGCGCCATTCTATTTCGCCGGGCGCATTACGCTCGGCGTCATGACGCAGACGGCGAGCGCCTTCGGGCGGGTGGAGAGCGCGCTGACCTTCTTCATCAACTATTACACCTCTCTCGCCAATTTTAAGTCCGTGCTCGACCGGCTGACGTCCTTTGACCACGCGATCGATACGGCCCCCCGGCAGACGTCTGCGACGCAAATTATCTCTCCGACGGACGGCGCCGATATTCGCCTGCGCGGGCTGACGCTTGCCTTGCCCGATGGACGCCAAATCGTAACGGTCGACGATCTGACGCTCGCCGCCGGCCAACCGGCGCTGCTCACCGGCCCGTCGGGTTCCGGCAAGTCGACGCTGTTTCGCGCCATCGCCGGCATCTGGCCTTACGCTTCGGGCGAGGTGCTGACTCCGCGCGGCGCGAAGGTCATGCTCGCGCCGCAGCGGCCCTACATCCCCATGGGCGCGCTGGCCGAAGCGATCGTCTATCCGGGCCACGTCGACGACTACTCGCGCGCTGAAGTGCAGGAGGCGCTGCGCGCGGCGCGGCTTGCGCCTTTCGTCGAGCGCCTCGACGAGGAAAACAACTGGGGTCAGCGGCTTTCAGGCGGCGAGCAGCAGCGCGTCGCGATCGCGCGCGCGCTGCTCGCCAAGCCGGATTGGCTTTTCCTCGACGAAGCCACGTCGGCGCTCGACGAGCGGCTCGAAGAAGACATCTACGCCATGCTGCGCGAGCGGCTGCCCGGTACGACGATCGTCTCAATCGGCCATCGGTCGACTCTGCACGCCTTCCACGATCGAGACATCGTCATGGAGCCGGCGCCCGGCGGCGTCTTCAGCCCGCGCGACAAGGTGCACGCGTGA
- a CDS encoding integration host factor subunit alpha — MVRRTAPGSTLTRAALREAVYGCCPSLSRAEARKILDATFDEISEALLRGESVKLRSFGTFNVRAKRERIGRNPKTGVEATITSRRVLTFKASPVLVAHVNGDAVIPEED, encoded by the coding sequence ATGGTAAGGAGAACCGCTCCAGGCAGCACCTTAACGCGGGCGGCGCTGCGAGAGGCCGTGTATGGCTGCTGTCCATCGTTGTCCCGCGCCGAAGCTCGCAAGATCTTGGACGCGACTTTTGACGAGATCAGCGAAGCTTTGCTGCGCGGCGAATCCGTAAAATTGCGTTCTTTCGGGACGTTTAACGTTCGCGCCAAGCGTGAGCGCATCGGGCGCAATCCCAAAACCGGCGTCGAGGCCACGATAACATCGCGCCGTGTGTTGACCTTTAAGGCCTCGCCCGTGCTTGTCGCGCATGTCAATGGCGACGCGGTCATTCCTGAAGAGGACTGA
- a CDS encoding RlmE family RNA methyltransferase: MTKESGREGGRSLKTRVKTARKRSLSSTLWLERQLNDPYVARAKREGYRSRAAYKLIEMDDRYHLFKPGGRIVDLGAAPGGWSQVAAAHVKAKEGKGKVVAVDLLDMEPVDGVEFAVKDFNDPDAPEFIKNMLGGDADGVMSDMAANATGHRATDHLRIVALAELAADFACDVLAEGGFFIAKVLQGGTEGQLLTRLKRDFATVRHVKPAASRAGSAELYVLATGFRGRRGD; encoded by the coding sequence GTGACGAAAGAGTCGGGACGCGAAGGCGGGCGATCGCTCAAGACGCGGGTCAAGACCGCGCGCAAGCGGTCGCTCTCCTCGACGCTCTGGCTGGAGCGCCAGCTCAATGATCCTTACGTCGCGCGCGCCAAGCGCGAGGGCTATCGCTCACGCGCCGCCTATAAGCTCATCGAGATGGATGATCGCTATCATCTCTTTAAGCCGGGCGGCCGCATCGTCGATCTCGGCGCCGCTCCAGGCGGCTGGTCGCAGGTCGCCGCCGCGCATGTGAAGGCGAAAGAGGGGAAGGGCAAAGTCGTCGCGGTCGATCTGCTCGACATGGAGCCGGTCGACGGCGTCGAATTCGCGGTGAAGGATTTCAACGATCCCGATGCGCCGGAATTCATCAAGAACATGCTCGGCGGCGACGCCGACGGCGTGATGTCAGATATGGCCGCCAACGCCACTGGGCATCGGGCGACCGATCATCTGCGCATCGTGGCTCTTGCCGAGCTTGCCGCTGATTTCGCGTGCGACGTGTTGGCGGAGGGCGGCTTCTTCATCGCCAAAGTGCTGCAGGGCGGAACCGAAGGCCAGCTGCTCACGCGCCTCAAGCGCGATTTCGCGACGGTGCGGCACGTCAAGCCGGCGGCGAGCCGCGCCGGTTCGGCCGAACTCTACGTGCTGGCGACAGGCTTTCGCGGGCGACGCGGCGACTAG
- a CDS encoding adenosine deaminase has protein sequence MSSAAQDFIAGLPKAELHLHIEGTLEPETAFALAERNGVKLPYASVEAMRRLYDFQNLEDFLDLYYQATQALLTERDFYDLARAYLARARDENVRHVEIFFDPQAHMRRSVPFGPVVEGLSAALNDAAREGGPTSRLLMCFLRDLDEADAMATLEAARPWLDRITGVGLDSAEAGNPPGKFTEVYERARSLGLRAVAHAGEEGPAAYVAEALDRLKVERIDHGVHAIDDAALVQRLARERVPLTVCPLSNIRLCVYPDMRAHPIQRLFEAGVVVTVNSDDPAYFGGYVNENYRAIQQAFTLGTAELTQLAKNSFSASFLSDDEKQERIAEVDAYAQAHGA, from the coding sequence ATGTCGAGCGCAGCCCAAGACTTCATCGCCGGGCTCCCGAAGGCGGAGCTTCACCTTCATATCGAGGGGACGCTCGAACCCGAAACGGCCTTCGCGCTCGCCGAGCGCAATGGCGTCAAGCTCCCGTACGCTTCGGTCGAGGCGATGCGCCGCTTATACGATTTTCAAAACCTCGAGGATTTTCTCGATCTTTATTATCAGGCGACGCAGGCGCTCTTGACCGAGCGAGACTTCTACGATCTGGCGCGCGCCTATCTTGCCCGCGCCCGCGATGAGAACGTCCGCCACGTCGAAATCTTTTTCGATCCGCAGGCGCATATGCGTCGCAGCGTTCCCTTCGGCCCGGTCGTGGAGGGATTGAGCGCAGCTCTGAACGACGCCGCGCGCGAGGGCGGGCCGACGTCGCGCCTCCTCATGTGCTTCCTGCGCGATCTCGACGAGGCTGACGCCATGGCCACGCTCGAAGCGGCGCGTCCCTGGCTCGATCGCATCACCGGGGTCGGACTGGATTCCGCGGAAGCCGGAAATCCGCCGGGCAAGTTTACTGAGGTCTATGAGCGCGCCCGTTCGCTCGGTCTGCGCGCCGTGGCCCATGCGGGCGAAGAGGGCCCCGCCGCCTATGTCGCCGAAGCTCTGGATCGCTTGAAGGTCGAGCGCATCGATCACGGCGTTCACGCGATCGATGACGCGGCTTTGGTTCAGCGGCTCGCGCGGGAGCGGGTTCCGCTGACCGTCTGTCCGCTGTCGAATATACGCCTCTGCGTCTATCCCGATATGCGCGCGCATCCGATTCAGCGGCTCTTCGAGGCCGGCGTCGTCGTGACCGTCAATTCGGACGATCCGGCCTATTTTGGCGGCTATGTGAACGAGAACTACCGCGCGATTCAGCAGGCTTTCACATTAGGAACAGCCGAGCTGACGCAGCTCGCGAAAAACAGTTTCTCCGCGTCATTTCTTTCTGACGATGAAAAGCAAGAGAGGATCGCCGAGGTCGACGCCTATGCGCAAGCGCATGGCGCTTAA